Proteins encoded together in one Catellatospora citrea window:
- a CDS encoding gamma-glutamyltransferase family protein, with product MRQAVYAPQGVVATSQPLAAQAGLAMLREGGSAVDAAVAAAVTLTQVQPGSNDIGGDLFALVWDGKELHGLNASGRAPAALSLAALTGAAQPPNGALGGAQARAPLAPPARGWLPVTVPGAPAGWQDLHARFGRLPFERLFADAVHYAEQGWTVSPTVARRWAESVAAHRALDHPECRAWADVYAPDGRAPRAGELFRNPGAGRALRLIGGSHADSFYRGEIAQALAAYAADTGGLLTAADLAEHTSTWVEPVRTDYRGHTVYEIPPNGQGVAALQALALLDGLPGHGLHEQIEAMKLGFADAHAYVADPAAYPMPDLLDPAYLAARRALIGDRAGDPPPGDPMKGGTVYLAAADADGMMVSLIQSTYQGFGSFVVLPEFGFGLQNRGAGFSLDPTHPNVAAPGKRPFHTIIPGFLFRDGAPLGPFGVMGGHMQPQGHLQLVLATVDDGLDPQQALTRPRWYWHTERQVEVEPEFDPVLVEQLRSRGHEVTVATDRSTFGMGQAIWRIPGGYVAGSEPRADGQAAAY from the coding sequence ATGCGACAAGCGGTGTACGCGCCCCAGGGAGTGGTGGCCACCAGCCAGCCGCTGGCCGCCCAGGCGGGGCTGGCCATGCTGCGCGAGGGCGGTTCGGCGGTCGACGCCGCGGTGGCCGCGGCGGTGACCCTGACCCAGGTGCAGCCCGGCTCCAACGACATCGGCGGCGACCTGTTCGCTCTGGTCTGGGACGGCAAGGAGCTGCACGGGCTGAACGCCTCCGGGCGCGCCCCGGCGGCGCTGAGCCTGGCCGCGCTGACCGGGGCCGCGCAGCCGCCCAACGGCGCCCTCGGCGGGGCGCAGGCGCGGGCCCCGCTCGCCCCGCCGGCCCGCGGCTGGCTGCCGGTGACCGTGCCGGGCGCTCCGGCCGGCTGGCAGGACCTGCACGCGCGGTTCGGGCGGCTGCCGTTCGAGCGGCTGTTCGCCGACGCGGTGCACTACGCCGAGCAGGGCTGGACGGTGTCGCCGACGGTCGCCCGCCGCTGGGCCGAGTCGGTGGCGGCACATCGCGCGCTGGACCACCCCGAGTGCCGGGCCTGGGCCGACGTGTACGCCCCGGACGGGCGCGCGCCGCGGGCCGGCGAGCTGTTCCGCAACCCGGGCGCGGGCCGGGCGCTGCGGCTGATCGGCGGCAGCCACGCCGACTCCTTCTACCGCGGCGAGATCGCGCAGGCGCTGGCCGCGTACGCGGCGGACACCGGCGGCCTGCTCACCGCCGCCGACCTCGCCGAGCACACCAGCACCTGGGTCGAGCCGGTGCGCACGGACTACCGCGGGCACACCGTGTACGAGATCCCGCCCAACGGGCAGGGGGTGGCCGCGCTGCAGGCGCTCGCGCTGCTCGACGGGTTGCCGGGGCACGGGCTGCACGAGCAGATCGAGGCGATGAAGCTCGGCTTCGCCGACGCGCACGCGTACGTCGCCGACCCGGCCGCGTACCCGATGCCGGACCTGCTCGACCCCGCCTACCTGGCGGCGCGGCGGGCGCTGATCGGGGACCGCGCCGGTGACCCGCCGCCCGGGGACCCGATGAAGGGCGGCACCGTCTACCTGGCCGCGGCCGACGCCGACGGCATGATGGTCAGCCTGATCCAGTCGACGTACCAGGGCTTCGGCTCGTTCGTGGTGCTGCCGGAGTTCGGCTTCGGGCTGCAGAACCGCGGGGCCGGGTTCAGCCTCGACCCGACGCACCCGAACGTGGCCGCGCCCGGCAAGCGCCCGTTCCACACGATCATCCCCGGGTTCCTGTTCCGCGACGGCGCGCCGCTGGGGCCGTTCGGCGTGATGGGCGGGCACATGCAGCCGCAGGGCCACCTGCAGCTGGTGCTGGCGACCGTGGACGACGGGCTGGATCCGCAGCAGGCGCTGACCCGGCCGCGCTGGTACTGGCACACCGAGCGGCAGGTCGAGGTGGAGCCGGAGTTCGACCCGGTGCTGGTCGAGCAGCTGCGGTCGCGGGGCCACGAGGTCACCGTCGCCACCGACCGGTCCACCTTCGGCATGGGCCAGGCGATCTGGCGCATCCCCGGCGGCTACGTCGCCGGCTCCGAACCCCGCGCCGACGGCCAGGCCGCCGCCTACTGA